The proteins below are encoded in one region of Reichenbachiella sp. 5M10:
- a CDS encoding alpha-amylase family glycosyl hydrolase — MKTKINYLLALFVLLMACQPKESTTPTTPDTITFPERAANMTVYEVNIRQATPEGTLEAFATHLPRLQQLGVQMLWIMPVQPISLVNRKGTLGSYYSIADYTAVNPEFGSIDDFKALVQAAHALDMVVILDWVPNHTGWDHPWITSHPEYYAKDSVGNIAHEADWTDIALLDHTVTDTRQAMINEMKYWIAETDIDGFRCDHAAHEIPMYFWEEATDALDPMKDLFWLAEWDEPRLHTTFHASYSWELLHLTEHVAQGEKNANDIAAFIDKDMALYGRRPFRMTITTNHDENSWAGTVFERYGQGHQAFATFIFTAYGFPMIYNGQEVGLNKRLEFFEKDSIDWSDPLNLSPFYQSLVSLKRDNPALWNGAYGGQPFRINEGEAIYAFKRTKDDNQVIGIINMTDQPAALQLTDSSVYGDYIDYFTQDNYQLSDKQTLTLSPWQYLIFIQNQ, encoded by the coding sequence ATGAAGACAAAGATAAATTACCTACTCGCCCTATTCGTGCTACTGATGGCTTGCCAACCCAAAGAAAGCACGACTCCTACCACCCCTGACACCATCACTTTTCCCGAAAGGGCTGCCAACATGACCGTCTATGAGGTCAACATACGCCAAGCCACTCCAGAGGGTACACTCGAGGCATTTGCGACTCACCTCCCTCGTCTGCAGCAACTCGGCGTACAGATGCTATGGATCATGCCCGTGCAGCCCATCAGCCTCGTCAACCGCAAAGGCACCCTCGGCAGCTACTATTCTATCGCCGACTATACGGCTGTCAACCCAGAGTTTGGAAGCATCGATGATTTCAAGGCGCTCGTCCAAGCCGCACATGCACTAGACATGGTCGTCATCCTCGACTGGGTGCCCAACCACACGGGATGGGACCACCCGTGGATCACATCGCATCCCGAATACTACGCCAAGGACAGCGTAGGCAATATCGCACACGAAGCAGACTGGACAGACATCGCCCTACTCGACCACACCGTCACTGACACTCGCCAGGCGATGATCAACGAAATGAAATACTGGATCGCAGAGACTGATATAGATGGATTCAGGTGTGACCATGCGGCCCATGAGATACCGATGTATTTTTGGGAAGAGGCTACAGACGCACTAGACCCGATGAAAGACCTCTTTTGGCTCGCCGAATGGGACGAACCGAGGCTACACACGACATTCCATGCGTCCTACTCGTGGGAACTACTGCACCTCACAGAACATGTCGCCCAGGGCGAAAAGAATGCCAACGATATCGCGGCATTCATCGACAAGGACATGGCGCTCTACGGACGTAGACCCTTTCGCATGACGATCACCACCAACCACGACGAAAACTCATGGGCAGGCACAGTGTTTGAGCGCTACGGACAGGGGCACCAGGCCTTTGCGACCTTCATTTTCACCGCCTATGGCTTCCCGATGATCTACAACGGCCAAGAAGTAGGACTAAACAAACGCCTCGAGTTCTTCGAAAAGGACAGCATCGACTGGAGCGATCCACTCAACCTGAGTCCCTTCTACCAGTCCCTCGTCTCCCTCAAGCGCGACAACCCCGCACTCTGGAACGGAGCCTACGGAGGTCAGCCCTTCCGTATCAACGAAGGAGAAGCAATATACGCCTTCAAACGCACAAAAGACGACAACCAAGTCATTGGCATCATCAACATGACCGATCAGCCTGCAGCACTACAACTCACCGACAGCAGTGTCTATGGAGACTACATCGACTACTTCACCCAAGACAACTACCAGTTGTCCGACAAGCAAACCTTGACCTTGAGCCCTTGGCAGTACCTGATATTCATCCAAAATCAATAA
- a CDS encoding glycoside hydrolase family 97 protein: MKRIAIIVLFAGLGLFSCQTKEENSSTEISSPDQSTVISFYLTPEGKPAYTAQYKNKVVVDSSALGFILGDGKAINQNLTVVSTSETTFDETWEQPWGEQRLIRNNYNQLTVNLQNPEGLQLNVIFRAFDQGVALRYEFPKQDGLTEFTIMDELTEFNMSDDHSAWWIPAYAGNRYEYIYTNSPISETNLVHTPFTVETTDDLYLHLHEAALYDYPSMVLKNEGNNSLKCDLVPYSKTNPIKAYLKAPFSTPWRTIQIGEQPGDLMTNYMILNLNEPNKLGDVSWVEPGKYVGVWWEMFINVGTWHQGPKHAANTENVKQYIDFAAANGFKGVLVEGWNYGWDGDWMGGGTKFEFTKPYPDYDIDELSKYAADRGVYIIGHHETGADIENYDEQLDDAYAFLNKYGMKAVKTGYVEMGDTLPKTGLYHHGQYFVNHFQRVIDMGVKYKTMIVAHEPIKATGKRRTYPNMVSREGARGQEYNAMGGNPTSHVTVLPFTRLLAGPMDYTPGVFDLEVATTSEQVQSTIGKELALYTVIYAPMQMANDLPKNYEGHPAFQYIKDVVTDWETTKVLNGKIGAYVTVARQERNGDRWFVGSITNEEGRDLDLSFDFLDPNTTYIATIYGDAADTHYRTNPSAYEIKELEVTSASNLTLTLAPGGGAAISLVPKK; this comes from the coding sequence ATGAAAAGAATCGCAATCATCGTCTTATTCGCAGGGCTCGGATTATTCTCCTGCCAAACCAAAGAAGAGAATTCGTCCACAGAGATCAGTTCTCCAGACCAAAGCACGGTCATCTCTTTCTATCTGACACCAGAAGGAAAACCAGCCTATACCGCCCAATACAAAAACAAAGTGGTCGTGGACAGTTCAGCGCTCGGCTTCATCCTCGGGGACGGCAAAGCCATCAACCAAAATTTGACTGTCGTCTCTACAAGCGAAACCACCTTTGACGAAACTTGGGAACAACCGTGGGGTGAACAACGCCTCATCCGCAACAATTACAACCAATTGACGGTCAATCTTCAGAATCCTGAGGGGCTACAACTCAATGTGATCTTTCGTGCCTTTGATCAAGGTGTGGCACTTCGCTACGAATTTCCAAAACAGGACGGTTTGACGGAATTTACGATAATGGACGAGCTGACAGAATTCAACATGTCAGACGATCACAGCGCATGGTGGATCCCTGCCTACGCGGGCAACCGATACGAATACATCTACACCAACTCTCCCATCAGTGAGACCAATTTGGTCCATACGCCATTCACTGTAGAGACCACCGACGATCTCTACCTCCACCTCCACGAGGCAGCACTGTATGACTACCCCAGCATGGTCCTCAAAAACGAAGGAAATAACTCACTCAAATGTGACTTGGTACCATACAGCAAAACCAATCCAATCAAAGCGTATTTGAAAGCGCCCTTCTCCACTCCATGGAGAACCATCCAAATCGGTGAACAACCAGGTGATTTGATGACCAACTACATGATCCTCAATCTCAACGAGCCCAACAAACTCGGAGATGTTTCTTGGGTCGAGCCCGGCAAATACGTCGGCGTATGGTGGGAGATGTTCATCAATGTAGGCACATGGCACCAAGGTCCCAAACATGCCGCCAACACAGAGAATGTAAAACAGTACATTGATTTCGCTGCTGCAAATGGCTTCAAAGGCGTACTCGTCGAGGGGTGGAACTACGGCTGGGATGGTGATTGGATGGGTGGTGGCACCAAATTCGAATTCACCAAACCCTACCCCGACTATGACATAGACGAACTCAGCAAATATGCTGCAGACCGTGGAGTCTACATCATCGGCCACCACGAAACGGGTGCGGACATCGAAAACTACGACGAACAACTCGACGATGCCTATGCCTTCCTCAACAAGTACGGAATGAAGGCCGTCAAAACAGGTTATGTTGAAATGGGCGACACGCTACCCAAAACAGGCCTGTACCACCATGGACAATACTTCGTCAATCACTTTCAGCGAGTCATCGACATGGGGGTCAAATACAAAACCATGATCGTAGCGCATGAACCCATCAAAGCGACGGGCAAAAGAAGAACCTATCCCAACATGGTCTCTCGTGAAGGGGCCAGAGGACAAGAATACAACGCCATGGGCGGCAACCCTACGAGCCACGTGACGGTACTGCCGTTCACCAGACTACTCGCCGGACCCATGGACTATACTCCAGGTGTGTTTGACCTAGAGGTGGCCACTACTTCTGAGCAAGTGCAAAGTACCATCGGCAAGGAGCTCGCACTCTACACGGTGATTTATGCGCCCATGCAAATGGCCAATGATCTACCCAAAAACTACGAAGGACACCCGGCATTCCAATACATCAAAGATGTCGTGACAGACTGGGAAACAACTAAAGTCCTCAACGGGAAAATCGGTGCATACGTGACCGTAGCGAGACAAGAGAGAAATGGCGACAGATGGTTTGTCGGATCGATCACCAACGAAGAAGGCAGAGACCTAGACCTCTCCTTTGACTTCCTCGATCCTAACACGACCTACATCGCAACTATCTACGGGGATGCTGCAGACACACACTACCGCACCAACCCCTCTGCGTACGAAATCAAAGAGCTAGAGGTGACTTCTGCTTCTAACCTTACCCTCACACTGGCACCCGGTGGTGGAGCAGCCATCAGCCTCGTGCCTAAAAAATAA
- a CDS encoding glycoside hydrolase family 31 protein has protein sequence MITNNSEKLSSSRSTALGQLNEYTFTEFGLIGKTDQELVEITVYSATTIRVRVTRHDEFNELKYSVVALPQTTPTQIEDQEDKIVLATERITLEIDKSALRFRFLNAHGEIINEDDHAFGTSWQGEQVTTYKKLQPEEKFIGLGEKTGPLNKRGWGFQNWNTDHFGYGTEADPIYCSVPFYIGVHSGLAYGIFLNNSYKTHFNFGASNNRFSSFSADAGDMDYFFMHDESVAQIVSAYSTLTGKMSLPPKWSLGYQQCRYSYYPDKEVLNTAQNFRDKEIPADVIVLDIHYMDQYKIFTWDNERFPDPESMILKLKSLGFEVVVMCDPGIKTEKGYEAFEDGLEQDVFIKYPDGTNYEGQVWPGWCHFPDFTKPETRDWWQNQLKTYTALGIAGYWNDMNEIATWGQTLPELMEFDFDGDTASTRNARNVYGMLMAKSTFEGAKENLNGKRPFNLTRAGFAGIQRYAAVWTGDNVASDEHMLLGMRMLNSMGLSGIPFAGFDTGGFVGNATEELFARWISMGAFTPFFRGHSNVNTRDSEPWAYGEHTEEISRNYINLRYRLMPYLYSMFYEASVSGIPINRSLAINYTHDDKVYETAYENEFLFGDAILVAPVSSQKELEKIYLPEGKWYDLFTDTVYEGAKETIVECPMEKLPVFAKASGILPIQSLVKTTKDTPNDTLELHLYHGSAINTFHYYEDDGTTYAYEQGHVHQRDIRYDPTAQTLTFAAAQGDFPSVFTQARIYFHGFEPQELQSLPIKHEQYRFLEKLTNFDPLDFNNIHDFHIKDLAYTTIALSHQEIKLSW, from the coding sequence ATGATAACAAACAATAGCGAGAAGCTGTCTTCGTCTAGAAGTACAGCACTGGGCCAGTTGAATGAATATACGTTTACAGAATTTGGACTGATAGGTAAAACCGATCAAGAACTCGTAGAAATCACCGTCTACAGTGCCACGACTATCCGTGTCCGTGTCACTCGTCACGACGAGTTCAACGAATTGAAATACAGTGTCGTGGCTCTGCCACAAACGACACCTACCCAAATCGAAGACCAAGAAGACAAAATCGTCTTGGCTACCGAACGAATCACGTTAGAAATCGACAAGTCTGCGCTACGCTTTCGCTTCCTCAATGCCCACGGTGAGATCATCAACGAAGACGATCACGCCTTTGGTACCTCCTGGCAGGGCGAACAAGTCACCACATACAAAAAACTACAGCCCGAAGAAAAATTCATTGGACTCGGAGAAAAAACTGGGCCACTCAACAAACGGGGCTGGGGCTTTCAAAACTGGAACACCGACCACTTCGGGTACGGTACAGAAGCTGACCCGATATACTGTTCGGTTCCGTTCTACATCGGCGTACATAGCGGATTGGCTTACGGCATTTTCCTCAACAACTCCTACAAGACGCACTTCAATTTCGGCGCTTCCAACAACCGCTTCTCGAGCTTTTCGGCGGATGCCGGTGACATGGACTATTTTTTCATGCACGACGAGAGCGTGGCACAGATTGTCTCTGCCTATAGCACCCTGACAGGAAAAATGAGCCTCCCTCCCAAATGGTCACTCGGATACCAGCAGTGTAGGTACAGCTACTACCCAGACAAAGAAGTACTCAATACCGCCCAAAACTTCCGAGACAAAGAAATCCCAGCAGATGTCATCGTGTTGGACATCCACTACATGGATCAGTACAAAATATTCACATGGGACAACGAGAGATTCCCAGACCCCGAAAGCATGATCCTCAAACTCAAAAGTCTGGGGTTCGAAGTAGTCGTGATGTGCGATCCAGGCATCAAGACCGAAAAAGGATACGAAGCATTCGAAGACGGGCTAGAGCAGGACGTATTCATCAAATATCCCGACGGGACCAACTACGAAGGACAAGTATGGCCCGGCTGGTGCCACTTTCCTGACTTCACCAAGCCCGAGACCAGAGACTGGTGGCAAAACCAACTCAAAACCTACACCGCACTCGGTATAGCTGGCTACTGGAACGACATGAACGAAATCGCAACTTGGGGACAAACCCTCCCCGAATTGATGGAGTTTGATTTCGATGGTGACACAGCCAGCACACGCAACGCCCGCAACGTATACGGCATGCTCATGGCCAAAAGCACCTTCGAAGGAGCCAAAGAAAACTTGAATGGCAAGCGCCCCTTCAACTTGACAAGGGCGGGGTTTGCTGGAATACAACGCTATGCCGCCGTCTGGACGGGAGACAATGTCGCCTCAGACGAACACATGCTACTCGGCATGCGCATGCTCAACAGTATGGGACTCTCCGGTATTCCGTTTGCAGGATTCGACACGGGAGGTTTCGTGGGCAATGCCACCGAAGAACTCTTTGCGCGATGGATCTCCATGGGGGCTTTCACACCCTTTTTCAGAGGACACTCCAATGTCAACACACGTGATAGCGAACCTTGGGCATACGGTGAGCACACCGAAGAAATCTCACGAAACTACATCAACCTACGCTATCGTTTGATGCCCTATCTGTACTCGATGTTTTACGAAGCATCCGTCAGTGGCATCCCAATCAACCGATCCCTAGCCATCAACTACACCCACGACGACAAAGTCTACGAAACGGCCTATGAAAATGAGTTCCTATTTGGAGATGCTATACTCGTAGCTCCTGTATCGAGTCAAAAAGAATTGGAAAAAATCTACCTCCCAGAGGGCAAATGGTATGACTTATTCACGGATACAGTCTACGAAGGAGCCAAAGAAACCATCGTCGAATGCCCCATGGAAAAGCTCCCGGTATTTGCGAAAGCCTCAGGCATCCTCCCCATTCAATCTTTGGTCAAAACAACCAAAGACACACCCAATGACACACTCGAACTACACCTCTACCATGGCTCAGCTATCAACACCTTCCACTACTACGAAGATGACGGCACCACCTATGCGTACGAGCAGGGACACGTACACCAGCGTGACATTCGCTACGACCCTACAGCCCAAACCTTGACATTCGCAGCTGCACAAGGGGATTTTCCTTCGGTATTCACTCAAGCACGGATCTACTTTCATGGGTTCGAACCACAAGAACTACAATCCTTACCCATCAAACACGAACAGTACCGTTTTTTGGAGAAGCTAACCAATTTTGATCCCTTGGATTTCAACAACATCCACGATTTTCACATCAAGGATTTGGCATACACTACCATCGCCCTTAGCCACCAAGAAATCAAACTCTCATGGTGA
- a CDS encoding LacI family DNA-binding transcriptional regulator, with translation MKQTPVTIKDIAKALGISPSTVSRALKDHPDISPETKRLVNDLARELNYEPNTIAMSLRSQKTNTIGIIIPEIVHFFFSTVISGIEEVAYNKGYTVMICQSNETYEKEVLDTKALLAHRVDGFLISYSKETTNFDHFDEIKKKNIPMVFFDRVPPVDIQCSTVTINDYDSAKMAVDHLVVEHRKKIAHLAGPQNLTISQERLKGYKDGLKAHNLYFEDDYIQYCGKGDFDEGYRCTTALIQLQNRPDAIFANNDVAAYGAMKALKDNHIKIPEEVAIIGFSNWQFASLTDPQLTTVAQPGIEMGKAAARRLITELESKEDELPPVHQVLKTDLIIRESTQIKKPSK, from the coding sequence ATGAAACAAACACCAGTCACCATAAAGGATATCGCCAAAGCACTCGGTATCTCCCCTTCTACCGTCTCCAGAGCACTCAAGGATCATCCCGACATCAGCCCTGAGACCAAACGACTGGTCAACGATCTGGCACGCGAACTCAACTACGAGCCCAACACGATCGCGATGAGCCTCAGAAGCCAGAAGACCAATACCATTGGCATCATCATTCCAGAAATCGTACACTTCTTCTTCTCCACAGTCATATCTGGTATCGAAGAGGTCGCCTACAACAAAGGCTACACCGTCATGATCTGCCAATCCAACGAGACCTACGAAAAGGAAGTCCTCGACACCAAGGCCCTCCTTGCTCACCGTGTAGATGGCTTTTTGATCTCCTATTCCAAAGAGACCACCAACTTTGACCACTTCGACGAAATCAAAAAAAAGAACATCCCTATGGTGTTTTTTGATCGGGTCCCTCCGGTAGACATACAGTGCAGTACTGTCACGATCAACGATTACGACAGTGCCAAAATGGCCGTGGATCACTTGGTCGTCGAGCACCGCAAAAAAATCGCTCATCTGGCTGGACCACAAAACCTCACCATCAGTCAAGAGCGCCTCAAAGGCTACAAAGATGGTCTCAAAGCACACAACCTCTACTTCGAAGACGACTATATCCAGTACTGCGGCAAAGGCGATTTTGACGAAGGCTACCGATGCACTACTGCACTCATCCAGCTACAAAACCGACCCGATGCGATCTTTGCCAACAATGACGTGGCAGCCTATGGCGCCATGAAAGCACTCAAAGACAACCACATCAAAATCCCCGAAGAAGTCGCTATCATTGGATTTAGCAACTGGCAGTTTGCTTCCTTGACCGACCCACAACTCACCACCGTGGCACAGCCAGGCATCGAAATGGGTAAGGCCGCCGCACGCCGACTCATCACCGAACTGGAATCCAAAGAAGATGAACTCCCTCCCGTACACCAAGTACTCAAAACGGATTTGATCATCAGAGAATCCACACAGATAAAAAAACCTTCGAAATAA
- a CDS encoding SusC/RagA family TonB-linked outer membrane protein encodes MKNYYLFNFRILFAIAAMIVLSIGEIYAQSSVVTGVIEDAELGDPIPGVNIMIQGTQTGTVSDFEGRYSITIPSSDAVLIYSFVGYQAQEVTVGGRSSINVSMEYDVASLNEIVVIGYGEIEKDDATGSVIVLDSKGFNAGAITTPQELIMGKIPGVVVTTGGGAAGTGSTIRIRGGSSLRASNDPLIVVDGMPLESAGISGMANPLSTINPNDIESFTVLKDASATAIYGSRASNGVIIITTKQGGSDKLKFSYNGNVSVGVPVKTLDVYSGDEYRALMQDRVDNHGLTAVALDRLGTENTDWQEEIYRNAISTDHNLSISGGASVLPYRVSVGYTNQNGILKENNMERTSLNVMLTPSLLNDNLKLSLTAKGSLVENDFSNPDAIGSAVQFDPTQPIKNGNSRYGGYTAWTTDANDINSLPITIATSNPVAQLEYRDNTSTGQRLILGGKAEYRLPFVSGLKATVNVGYDYFGSVGYDAMDTLASWSYREPSNQVKKYEQTKENSLLDFYLNYNKGLEGIDSKIDLTAGYSYQHFYNEGFSSNRPAAMTNGSYEGASKNEYKNEYYLISFFGRLNYTFKERYLLTATVRQDGSSRFGEDSRWGLFPSLAFAWQINEESFLRDVDVLETLKLRVGWGQTGQQDIGDNYYPYIPTYTGSQTGAYYQFGNSFYPTQRPNAYDANIQWETTTTQNIGLDFAFLSGRIGGSVDVYHRETADLLNEVPIAAGTNFNNFLTTNVGTLVNKGVEVALTGGIISTPDLTWELSANLTYNVNEITKLTLVEDPSYPGFQTGGISGGENNQIQINSVGHAVNTFYMFEQIYDQNGMPIEGLYVDKTGNGGTVSGDNLNKYYMENPAPTYLIGISSRMNYKAFDFSFSGRINLDNYVYNNNASNLGIYQNLYNQAGYSANILTDVEKTQFMTAQYWSSIYLENASFFRMDNITLGYTFDRLMTDKVSGRVSFTVQNAFVITDYTGLDPEVSSGIDNNIYPRPRTYMVGLNLNF; translated from the coding sequence ATGAAAAACTATTACCTGTTTAATTTCAGGATACTGTTTGCCATAGCTGCTATGATCGTATTGTCGATCGGGGAGATTTATGCGCAGAGCAGTGTTGTCACAGGAGTGATTGAAGATGCTGAATTAGGTGATCCCATCCCGGGAGTAAACATCATGATTCAGGGCACTCAAACTGGTACGGTTTCGGATTTTGAAGGTAGATACTCTATTACCATTCCTTCGTCTGATGCGGTGCTTATCTATTCATTTGTGGGGTATCAGGCTCAAGAGGTGACGGTTGGAGGGCGATCGTCTATCAATGTAAGCATGGAGTATGATGTCGCTTCACTCAATGAAATCGTCGTAATTGGCTATGGTGAGATCGAAAAGGATGACGCTACTGGGTCAGTCATAGTACTGGATAGCAAGGGCTTCAACGCCGGAGCGATCACTACACCACAAGAGCTCATCATGGGTAAAATCCCTGGAGTAGTCGTGACTACTGGAGGTGGAGCAGCTGGTACTGGATCTACAATCCGAATCAGAGGAGGCTCTTCGCTGCGTGCGAGCAACGACCCGTTGATCGTCGTAGACGGCATGCCTCTCGAGAGCGCAGGCATCTCGGGCATGGCCAATCCACTCTCGACTATCAACCCAAACGATATTGAATCCTTCACAGTATTGAAAGATGCGTCAGCGACGGCTATCTATGGGTCGAGAGCATCCAATGGTGTCATCATCATCACTACGAAGCAAGGGGGGAGTGATAAACTCAAGTTCAGTTACAACGGCAATGTGTCAGTCGGTGTGCCAGTCAAGACGCTTGACGTATATAGCGGTGATGAGTACCGCGCACTGATGCAAGACCGCGTAGACAATCATGGATTGACTGCTGTCGCACTCGATCGTCTAGGGACAGAGAATACCGATTGGCAAGAGGAGATTTATAGAAATGCGATTTCTACGGATCACAACCTCAGTATATCTGGTGGAGCCAGTGTGCTGCCCTATCGTGTGTCTGTAGGTTATACCAATCAAAACGGTATCCTCAAGGAGAACAACATGGAGAGAACTAGTTTGAACGTCATGTTGACACCTTCTCTACTCAATGACAACTTGAAGTTGTCCTTGACAGCTAAGGGGTCTTTGGTGGAAAACGATTTCTCTAATCCAGATGCGATCGGATCGGCCGTTCAGTTTGATCCTACACAACCGATCAAAAATGGAAACTCTCGTTATGGTGGTTACACGGCTTGGACGACTGATGCCAATGACATCAACAGTTTGCCGATTACGATTGCGACGAGCAATCCGGTTGCACAGTTGGAATACCGAGACAATACTTCTACAGGTCAGCGATTGATCCTAGGAGGTAAGGCAGAATATAGATTGCCTTTCGTGAGTGGCCTCAAAGCCACGGTCAATGTAGGGTATGATTATTTTGGTTCGGTAGGATACGATGCGATGGACACATTGGCCTCATGGTCATATAGAGAGCCGAGCAACCAAGTGAAAAAATACGAGCAGACGAAAGAAAACAGTTTGTTGGATTTTTACCTCAACTACAACAAGGGCTTGGAAGGAATCGATAGCAAAATCGACTTGACCGCAGGCTACTCGTATCAGCACTTCTACAACGAGGGCTTTAGCAGCAACAGACCAGCAGCCATGACGAATGGAAGCTACGAAGGCGCTAGCAAAAATGAGTACAAGAACGAGTATTATTTGATTTCTTTCTTCGGTAGATTGAACTACACCTTCAAAGAGAGGTACTTGTTGACCGCTACGGTGAGACAAGATGGATCCTCTAGATTTGGAGAGGACAGCAGATGGGGATTGTTTCCATCGTTGGCATTTGCATGGCAGATCAACGAAGAGAGCTTCTTGAGAGATGTAGATGTATTGGAGACGTTGAAGTTGAGAGTAGGTTGGGGACAAACAGGTCAGCAGGACATTGGTGACAACTACTACCCCTATATCCCTACGTATACAGGGAGTCAGACGGGAGCGTACTATCAGTTTGGCAACAGTTTTTATCCTACACAGCGACCCAATGCCTATGATGCCAACATCCAATGGGAAACTACTACGACTCAAAACATCGGATTGGATTTTGCATTCTTGAGTGGTCGTATCGGTGGTTCTGTAGATGTGTATCATCGTGAGACAGCTGATCTGCTCAACGAAGTGCCGATTGCTGCGGGAACCAACTTCAACAACTTCTTGACGACCAACGTCGGTACTTTGGTCAACAAAGGGGTCGAAGTGGCATTGACAGGAGGAATCATCTCTACCCCAGATTTGACTTGGGAACTCTCGGCCAACTTGACTTACAACGTCAACGAAATCACCAAATTGACTTTGGTAGAAGATCCGAGCTACCCAGGGTTTCAGACAGGAGGGATCAGTGGAGGAGAAAACAACCAGATTCAGATCAACTCGGTCGGTCATGCAGTCAATACCTTCTACATGTTTGAGCAGATCTATGATCAAAATGGCATGCCTATCGAAGGCTTGTATGTAGACAAAACAGGCAACGGAGGTACTGTCTCTGGGGATAACTTGAATAAGTATTACATGGAGAACCCTGCGCCGACTTATTTGATCGGGATTTCTTCTCGGATGAATTACAAGGCGTTTGACTTCTCTTTTTCCGGAAGAATCAATCTAGACAACTACGTGTACAACAACAATGCGTCAAATCTAGGGATCTACCAAAATCTCTACAATCAAGCAGGGTACTCTGCCAATATTTTGACGGATGTCGAAAAGACGCAGTTTATGACGGCTCAGTACTGGTCCAGTATCTACTTGGAGAACGCGTCGTTCTTCCGTATGGACAACATCACTTTGGGCTATACTTTCGATCGTTTGATGACAGACAAGGTGTCGGGTAGAGTTTCATTTACCGTACAAAATGCCTTTGTCATCACAGACTACACGGGATTGGATCCTGAGGTATCAAGTGGGATAGACAACAACATCTATCCAAGACCGAGAACGTACATGGTAGGTCTAAATCTGAATTTCTAA